Proteins co-encoded in one Kribbella solani genomic window:
- a CDS encoding SDR family NAD(P)-dependent oxidoreductase, which translates to MSQPEFDGLVAVVTGGGSGIGAATARELTARGARVAALDLDPSGTPDGVLGITADVTDDASVRAAVRQVADTFGRIDIVVNNAGIGAQGTIEDNPDDQWQRVFDVNVMGAVRLSRAALPYLRESPAAAIVNVASVAATTGIPQRALYSTTKGAVQSLTLAMAADHLREGIRVNCVNPGTAATPWVQRLLDAAPDPVAERAALDARQPHGRLVEAEEVALAIVYLAGPSSGSTAGTALAVDGGMATLRLRPKD; encoded by the coding sequence ATGAGCCAGCCGGAGTTCGACGGTCTGGTCGCCGTCGTCACCGGCGGTGGTTCCGGGATCGGGGCGGCAACGGCGCGCGAACTGACCGCCCGTGGAGCACGCGTCGCCGCGCTCGATCTCGATCCGTCCGGCACACCCGACGGCGTACTCGGGATCACCGCCGATGTGACCGACGACGCGAGCGTACGCGCGGCCGTACGCCAGGTGGCCGACACGTTCGGCCGGATCGACATCGTCGTCAACAACGCCGGAATCGGCGCGCAGGGAACGATCGAGGACAACCCGGACGACCAGTGGCAGCGGGTTTTCGACGTCAACGTGATGGGTGCGGTCCGGCTCAGCCGCGCGGCCCTTCCGTACCTGCGCGAGTCCCCCGCCGCCGCGATCGTCAACGTCGCCTCGGTCGCCGCGACGACCGGGATCCCGCAGCGCGCGCTGTACTCCACCACGAAGGGCGCGGTGCAGTCGCTGACCCTCGCGATGGCGGCCGACCACCTCCGCGAGGGCATCCGGGTGAACTGCGTGAACCCGGGCACCGCCGCGACCCCGTGGGTACAGCGGCTACTCGACGCCGCGCCGGACCCGGTCGCCGAACGCGCCGCGCTCGACGCCCGCCAGCCGCACGGACGACTGGTCGAAGCCGAGGAGGTCGCGCTCGCGATCGTGTACCTGGCCGGGCCTTCTTCGGGCTCCACCGCCGGCACCGCGCTGGCGGTCGACGGCGGAATGGCTACGCTGCGACTCCGCCCGAAGGACTGA